DNA sequence from the Cucumis melo cultivar AY chromosome 6, USDA_Cmelo_AY_1.0, whole genome shotgun sequence genome:
CTTTATTGTTTTAAGAGTTCCATTATAGTTTATTATTAAATTGACAATCAAAGATAAACAAAAGAGCTTTGATACAAAGATTTATATGATTCATACAATTTGTTAGTTACATGCATGAGCAAAAGGAGAGAACTGTTTTATTATTAGAGGGGATATAAAATATCAGATTATAGAGGCAATCCTTGGGGttaaaatagtttatatataGTGGGATATGAGATGAAGGGTTAACGACATTCTCACATAGTTCTTCTGTGTTGgtttcaaattttcaaacattCACTTGCCAACTTTTGAGGAAAAAGGAGACGAGGTTCGCTATTAGAATTTTTCAAAAGTACTATGCTGCAGCCTCGAGTTAGCTATTTTAACTTTTGTATACGATAGAATGATTACAAAACTATCACGATTTGGTAATCATATGTAAGAAATCAACTAAAACTAAACTGAGAACAACAAATACTACTACAGTAATTTTCATAAGATGTGACATTTGAAGTTGTCGAGATGTCATCAAGCGACTAATTCTGATACTAGAGAGAAGTGACCAATTATGATACGAGAGAGATTCACTGTCAGCATAGAACCACCAATATTTTCAGACTTATATCACATATGATTATTTTTACCTGAGCAGGAGATGAGAAATGGGACACATTTCAAAGTCGCAGATAGGAGACTAGAGGGTGCAGTGGAGGAAGAAGAGCTTATGAGAGCATTAAAAGTTGCATTTTGGTGCATTCAAGATGAAGTTGTCACGAGACCGACGATGGGTGACATTGTGAGGATGTTGGAAGGATCGATGGACGTCGACATGCCGCCAATGCCACAAACGGTGATGGAGCTGGTTGAGGAAGGGTTGGATCAAGTTTATAGAGCCATGAAAAGAGATATCAATCAGTCAAGCTCCTTCACCATCAATAGCCAACCTTCATCTTCTTTGGCTACCTGCAGCCATTCCACAATCTCTCCAAGATAGTTGAAATGTAACACACAACATTGTTTTGCTCAGAACATTAGAATTAGGATTCCACTCAGTTTTTAGAGCCAAATGTCCATTTTTTTCTTGTTGTAAATTTACTTCGTTATGAGTTTATTTGAAATGACTTTACAAgtaattgaaaaatataacCACAAACAAAGTGTTTGTAAGGACTTATGAAGTCATTTCAAATAGGTCATTGATCATCATCTTGGACTCATTTGTAATGTAAAAAGTTAATAGCATTACGTTTCTAAATCCAAGAAAATATAATCTAatgattatttttattatattttgtcgacttttttcttattttacattatgtaaaattaaattgataagttcaatataactaaattataaagaaaaaaacataattgataaattttATATAACTAAATTATAACAGGCCAATAAGGTTGAAAGGTGAGGTTCAACCTTTTGTGGATGGATTGGATTAGCAGCAAGGAAGGTTACGTCGCTAGTGCAACCAACTCTTGAATGTTTTGCCCActcttgaatttttttttttttttgttacttaAGGCATTACTTTAActatctatcaatgatattgtTTGACATATGTCTATCATTTTGATTCTCTCTTAAGCACTTTGGAATATTAGATTCCTCTTGGGTAAAATTTCATCAATCTTTATAGGGATTTATCTTCTTTCAAATCAAGCCTTCCCATACTTCATTTTCAGTATTTTAATGAATAAATTATCAAGTGTTTATTTAGAATGAATGAAGGATAAAACGGTAATTgcatacacaattttttttagaacagTAGTTAGATATAGGGTTAGTATTGACATATACAACCACAAAAGcaatagaaaaaaaagatagttacaaatatatcaattagatacaaaatatatataacaacaattaaaaaaattacaaatataaaaaaatatatcaataatAAAATGTTACCGTacatttcataattatttataaaactgCTACACACTATTTATAATTACCGTATAATTTTCCTAGTAAAAACTGAGTGGGCTACGCTTCAAGGCCCAGGCTGATAAAGCCCAGTTACTTGTCTAATTTCACATTTCTAATTAAAGAAAGAATCAGCCTTTCCCAAGCTCTCTTTCTCGTTCTTCCTGCGTTCGAACATCTTAAATCTATGGCATTCTGGTTCTCTTCGGTTCTATTATGTTCGATTCTTCAGTAATTTGTGGAGGTACGGTTCCTAAACTCGATTGTCTTATACATTATTACTCCCATTTATATATCTATCTGTTCTTGAATTTTATCCTGTCATGAACTTCAGATATTTTGCTAACATTACCTCGGGTACTTGTCATCAGCTATTTTCATCATGTTAGTTTCATGGAAGTAGAAGGTGATCCTTTCAGCTGGTTGTGAAGATAATTGATGAAGTTTGACTTTGTTTAGTTCTTCTGTCTTGCCTAATCATTTCTAGCTCATTCCTTTTTCTCCCAAGTATCCGTCAGTGTTTTGATCAGTCTGTGCTGTTTTACAGCATATGTTGTTGAAAAATTAGTAGAAAAGCTGCATGATTGAACCTATGActgggaaaaatgaaaatatgtgCTTAGAGGTTGCTTCTTGATCAGTAGGCCTATGTTGATTTCTGAATGAGCTTATTTTATTTGTCATGATGCTGATCTTATTCAATTGACTTATAATTGGTTAAACTATGTATGTGCAGTAAAATTTGTGAGGAAATCAGGCTCAAGTACATTAGTGAGTAGTGTAGCCTGAAGGTCCTGAATGTTGAATTTTGGTCGGTAATGGAAAATATGCAGTATGCCGAGGAGCTCGTGAGGGAGTTCCTTGTCTTTAGGGGGTTTACAAGTGCTCTTCAATCTTATGAAAGTGAGCTTAGCACAGATATTGGAAAAGGGTTCCAAGTGGACAGGATTTTAGATTTAATCTTTTCAGTTTATATACCCAAGTTTGAGGCAGAAAAGTTGGTGGGGCTACTTGGTTTTTTCAAGCAGTGCCTTGCTTCATCATCTGACAATACACTCCTTTCAACTGTGTCAAAATTGGAGGTTTCCATCCTTCGTTATTATATGGTACATGCCATACAATCAGGAAGGACAGATAAAGTTCTGGAGTTTCTTAAAATACATGGCAATGATCTACTGCAGAGGACTAAAGATTGGACTCCATGGTTTGGTGGGTTAAAAACTTCTATTAATCGAGCTTAAATAGACTAATTTCTTCTGTATTTATGTGAGTGTGTGGACATTCTGCAGCCCTACCATACCTAAAGAATTCAAAGTTTGATCCCAATTTTCGCGTTTATTTTACAAAGGAGTGGTATGAAGCGCTGCATGTTTCTGTAAGGAATTTCTTCAGTGAAGTCTTCAATGGCACTCATATCCTGCATATAATTGTTGTGATGTTCATAGTCTTCAATATCAAGAATTATGATCTTGATGTTTAAGCTTCCTTTACTGCTTGATATATTTCTCTTGCTGTCAAATTTGATTTACTTTCATGGAAACCTCATTTTTAGGGTATTTTGTATCTCTAGTTCATTACTTTTTCCTTCTGTAGCTAAGATTAGGACTACAGGAGCAATCCTTGgcattcaaaatttaaacatgGTTGTTCAACTCTGTTTTTTGTGGAGTAAAATTAGTTCGACACTATGATTTATGCAATGAATAAAAAGGCAAAGGAGAGTTCGTTTTGGCTTATGTTTACCATAGAAAATTTGTATTCCATTCCAAcggaaaaatgaaaagaaaatcaaataataGGAGAGAGTTATTTAGTGAACTATTTCTCTCAAAATTTGTTtgtccttttttattttttgtattttttttcttgttttcccCCTCCAAACGTAGATCCTTCATCCAAAGCAAACACAGATTGATAGTATGGGCATTAGGTTATTATTAGAGGCCTCTTAAAATTGGCAAAATAACGTTTATACTTGGTGGAAGTCAGAAAATGTTTTCTTAACAAAACCACGCATTCCTGCCCTGCTAAAGCTCAGTTCAGAGAAGAATACAGTTAATCATCTGAAAAGAGATATCAAGCAGTTAAACCTTAAATTAGCTCAACTTCAGGCTTTATTGGAGGAAAAGGAAGCTCATCTTTGCAACTTAAGAAGGTaagttcatttttcttttttaagaggATACCATAAGTTCAAGGTCTGAAAGATAGAATTTTAACACCTCACTAGAACTAGTCTTAATGTCTCATTTGATGCCAGCCTGGCGAACAGTTCTTCAAGTTTGATGCACGAAGAGAATGCTACTTCATCAAATGATGCTCAGGAGACTTGTCCCCCTCCAACTACACAAGTTGGGGAAACACAACTGGCTCGAGATGGGATTTTAGCTGGCTCTGACAAGTATACAGCTTCAAATGAAGATTCAAGTTCTTTGTTAACTAGTTGCTCAGGAGACGGTGAAGTTGGTGATTCTAGTCATAGTTGTGAAGATGGTTGCCAAATGGGTCTGTAACCCTACTTTAGAGTACTTTATTTCTTCTATTGACCAAGGTTTTTTGACGATTAGATAAAGTATTATTACTAGAAAATAAATGCAAAGTGCGCattatattatgaaaataaaGGTTCAATTGATCTCGTTTCAAAATAGTTAAACTCCTAACTAATGAAAGTGATAATTTCTTTTATCcacatattttcaatatttgatTATGTTGATTCATAAAATAGTTAAAAGtgataataaaaatatgataaCCGGGGATATTCTAACCTTGCAGTAACTTCCTGAAATTATTGTAAAATCCACTGGTGGTTAGGGATGGGGTGAATCCTCGACTCTAATGCTATAATTTCATGAAGCAATTAGTTTTTCATTTTATTGCTAGTAATAACTTACATTTATCAAGGAAGAAACCATGCACTTCTGTATCAAATAGAAAAAAGTAACCGTTACGACTGattctaaaataattttatgCAAGATATATTTTCCATGTTCACAATATTTTAATAGCCCCCTAGTGACTAAAGTATATTGTCGAAGAAGAATTGGGAGAGGAATACGTAAGTAGTATTTATGTAACAGGTGAGTGGGACCCAGACTTATTCGTTATTGACTTACTTGAGGGGATGGGGTTATAATGAGAGATTGATTTTGTTGGAGATACCTTTTCAGTCATTTTGTGGTTTGTTCTCCAAGTGAGACTTGGGAAAAGCAGTGAGCTCTTAGGCTATTCTCTTGACACAAATAAAATTGGTTTCTATCGATCTTTGAGCgtctttttcctcttcttttcttttcataagAAGGATCACATTTGTATGCATAATGTGCCAGTGAATAGCGGAGAAGTCCATGTACAAGAAGACTTTCCTGAAGTGAAAGTAGAATTTCAGGTAATACACTACTAAAATTTCATATTGGCATTCAGATTAAGTTTAACCTATAACTTATATCTTTACTGTTCTGTTTATTACACTTGTTCTCATTAGCTATGTGCATGTGTTTCTCTATCTCACCCTGCAATAGAGTTTCTTACTCATATTACTGTGGTAAATAGGAGACATTTTTGGGCCACACAAGTCCAATCAGCCGTTGCCGTTTTTCTGCATCCGGAAACAATGTAGCAAGTGCTTCTTTGGATGGTACAGTCAGGTACAATACTCATGGTATTCGAGGTGAATAATTGAAGGGAAATACATTGAAAATGGTTTGACAATCAAGTCATCTTGTATCTTTCCTTCAGCTAAGGGCGTCCCTTAATGGTTCAAATATCATTTCGATCTTTGTATTTGGGTATTGTTCCATTTTAGTTTTGGTACTTTTTAAACACCCATATATAGTTTAGCTTAAATTTAACCCCTTGAAGTTAATTGTTTTCGTAACTggttaaatattaataataattttcatattataCAAGACACAACATTGATCTTTTTATAAAGTTTATAGAGGGATGACTATTTTTAAACTAACATAGAACTATTTTTAAGAATTATTAAAAGGGTCCGTAGGGAGATTTAGTTCCTTGCCTACTTCCATGTCTCTCTGTGGGCTACTGGACTTCAATTTCGGAGTTCTTTTTTAACCATTCTGTAGACACCATCTCTTTTTGTTGGAGGCCCTTCTTGTATAGGGAGTCTCTCCCTCTTGTGagcttgttttttctttttttgtatgcttgtgtattctttcattatttctttatgaaaattgttttttttttccataaaaaaagaaaaaaagaattattaaaaGTATAGGAATAAATTTGGGCATTTGAAAGTTGGACTAAAATAAAACAAGTCCGAAAGTGCAAGGACCAAAAGAGtactataacaaaatttaaatgaagTCTAGATGGCTGTTGGTCGCACCTTTCTCACACCCTCTCTTCTCTGCTATTGGTTTTCTGATTCTCTATCTTTTGATTCAATACATGGAAATTAGGATATGGACATATGACTCATCCACTCCAGCATCCAGAAATGCAACAATTTACTGTGGGGCAGAGATTATGTCACTTGATTGGGAGTGTAAATCTGATCGCCTTGTAAGTTGATATGGAAGCTTGTGTTCTATAGTGAATGCTTATATGATTTCTGTATCAAAAAACTGCACTTACATTTTTCTTGAGTTTAACTGGAGGCTCTTGTACTTTTCTTCGGCAAAAGCTTCTAATAGGGACTGCTGATGCGGGGATTAAAGCATGGAACGTTGATGCAAAGAGAGTTGTGTGTGATCTCAACACGACCGATATGTTCCCTAGGTTCTATCGGTTGATACTCTAACTATCTATAATTTAATTCTTCCCTTTCCAAGTTTCTCATATTTTATCATGTTGCAGTGTGTTGGATATCAAATGCAGTCCTGTTGAATCTATTTTCGTCTCTGCAGCAGCATCTAGAgggtattatttttttttctcataatATCATAATCTTTCATGTGTTTTGTAAACTAAAATTGGTTTCCATCTTTTCCGTTGTTCCCCCTTTCTTTTAGTACAGTAGGGGTGGAAGATTCAAACTACAAAGGTCGCTAGCTAACACATACTAAATGAAAGTTGAACTATGCGTTCTTTAGCTAATTGTTTACATTTATGATTCTCTTGAATTGTATATCTACGCAAGATTTTTCAGGGCATTGTTTTCCCTGTCCTATCTCGTACTCAAAGAAAAATTCATTCTTGTATTTCTTTTGGTTCCTTTTCCCTTCTACGAGGCAAAAAGTGCAAGAGATTTCTGAGAACTTGTTGTCTTTGTAGGCATGGTACAAGTTATGTGGATGGTTTGGGGTTTGCTTCGCTCACAGTATGGAATATGAGAACTTGGAAGTCAATGGTATGGAAATGCTTGCTATTGGAACTTAAGTTTGCTTTAGCTTCCAGTTGCTATTTGGTGCCTTGACTATCATTTGGTTTCTATGAAGTCAGTCCTTCCTTTGGGTAAGGATCCTCCTGCAATCACTTCAATGTGCTTCAATCATAATGGGAAGATCTTAGCAGCTGCTGCTACTGATGGAATGATTCACATGTTTGGTATCCTTCCCGTACATTCTAAGTGCTAAGTTTTCTTGTAAGACTATATCGGTATTCAGTGGTGTATGCATGatacatttcatttttttattatcagtatctttcatattaattttatttttattttaaattttagtattAGTATTTTTAGTTAATTTCCGGTAGGGATTGTTTTTCTGTAGTCGAATGGAATGCATTAAATTGAATCTTGTAGTTTATACATGTCTTAGATGCGTAGTTGTAAGATGGGGCCATTGCCGGGTTAAAAGATGGGTTTCCCCACTGGATGTGGAAAAGTGTGGAAATTTAAAAgcatttgttctttttttctggATTATACAAATAGGGAAGGCAGAGGAAGACCCTTGGATAGGCTTGTTAGGAGGAGAACCTTGATTGTCGGGCCTTTCTGCTGTATCCTTTGTTGGAAGGCGAAGGAAGACCTTGATCATCTTCTTTGGGAGTGTCAGTATGTGCAGGCTGTGTGGAGTTTCTTTTTGCAGGAGTTGGACGTCAGTTTGGCTGGCCAGAGGGCTCTTCGTGGGACAGAGTTCCTCCTCCATCTGCCTTTCAGAGAGAAAGGCCGTTTTTTATGGTTGGCGGGGTGTTCATGTGCTTTGGGATATTTGGGGGAAGAGGAATGATAGGGTTTTTAGAGGTAGGGTTAGGAACTCTAGTGAGGTCTGGTCACTAGCTAGATTTCTAGTGTCCTTTGGGCTTCGGTTACAAAGACCTTTTGTAATTATTTGcctgtaaatattttacttagTTGGAACCCCTTCCTTTAGTCGGGGTGTTTTGGAGGGCTTAATTCTTTTGTTGCCCTTgtattgttatattttttctcaatgaaagttattgcttttaacccaaaagaaaaaaaaaaggaagaaaaaaagaaagaaaataaaagggaAGTCCTGCAATCCTGGATCTCAACCATAAATGAGATGGTAACATCTAAGTGGCTTGTGGAACTGAAGGGGTGAGCTGCATTAACTTATTTAGACGATACATTTCAAAATTCTGGACCTTAACTAGGAAAAAGACATGTCTGCCTGTCTACAAATTACAGGGTGGCCGGCTCATGATTCTGCCATTAACTCGATTCTTTTTGGGACAGATGAAACTAGCATCTTTACCTTAGGGTCAGATGGGAAGGCAAGTAGTTTTATCTACGCATTTTTCTGGATTGAAGTTCTATTGATgcattgataattttatttcgatCTTTTAACTCTTATTGGGTTGTAAGATGATATATATTTCTGTGGTCAGATATTTGAATGGAGCTTGCATAATCAAGGTCAAGTTCTGTGGTCAAGAAATAATAGCAGGTACTtattatttagaaataaaatatcTATAGGGTATATAATTTAATACTCTTTACGAGGGTTTTAGTAATAGTAATTAGCACCTCGTGTTGGTACTTctaataaattttcttttagatcatAGGAATCTTTATTATTGTTGACAAGGGCTTACAAAAACAAAGGGATGTAAAACATCTCTCAACCGAAAGCCCTTAGCCATTGGAGTTGCAAAAATGTCTTTCAATTGGCACTATTAGAGGAAAAAGGAGTATTATGAGAAATTGCTACTGTTGGAAAAACGAGTGGAAGTCACACAAAATGGAAAAAATACTGTTCTTTTCTTTACTTGCTCTTTCCAGGTCaaatctatatatttttttcttttttagaaaaaatccATCATAACCTTTCTGTCGAGGGTCATTTGGATGTTTTTGCAGTCCTGATGTATGCTCATGAACGTGAAGAAGGGAGAATTACCTGATAGACGAATGGAACAATTTTGTGTGGCATAATGATGTGAAGATAGCTAGTGAATGTTAATCTATGTTTATACCAATCAATAcctttttatcttcttcatACAAAATTTTGCTGTTCATGTAAAACGTATTCTGAACTTCATAAAATACTATACGTTTCAATCTTCTTAGATCGCTGTGTACTTTGATGCTGTTTTCCTCGACAACATCCTGTGCTAAACTATTCTTGAACTTGGCTTAGTAGTTATACTTTATTCTGTACTTGGCTCGGGGCACCTTGATAATATATGTTTGAGCCTTCTTTTAACAGGTTTTGCGATTCTGAGAGCTCTCTATCTTTGAGACATGAAATGGCTTTGGATGCAAATGGAAAAAGACTCTTGGCTACATCAAATTCTGTGAGAGCTCCCATATACCAGGTTCGTCATTTCATCCATTCCTTTCATCTTGCAGTCGATAGCtcataatatttaaaattttattgtatGAAAATCTTGTTTATAAATCAAAAATCAAATTAGTTTTGAATTATAAAGACATGTTGATAtgagaaaagtaatatttaCTATTCTAAAATGGACCAATTGAGTAGTACAAGGTGGCTGGCTCCAGCCTAAGCTTATTTAAGGACCATGTCCTATAGACCTGCTTGTTCTTGAAATCGAATTCCTCAACTTAGGTGGGTGGTCGTGTGGGCGGATTGAAAACTCTTCCACATACAGCAGCGATAACGACGGTTGATTGGCACCCAACTTTGCCTGTGTTCTTGACTGGATCTGCCGACCACTCAATTCGAGTTACGTCTATTTCTTGAAGgccttttgttttgtttttgtggTCAGTGTTTCGATCGATTGGTTTGTGAGTGATTGATTCTCATGTGTTATTCTGTGCATGATTCGATCTTAAACCTCAATGCTGTCTCCTTGTATTTATTTTCATTAGTTTATTTTTTAGAGGGAAGTGGGCAGTGATGTATTCTTTTTGTCCAAGAGTGGAGGACTTGAATTGTATCATGTGATAATTTCATACAAGAACCACTATAAAGCAAATAATATTGACGTCTCGTTTGGTGCTTatcctttatatatatagtttttatttAATACAATAATTGCAAAGATAAAAGTTTGAACTTTTGTCCTAGAATTGACTAGTACAAGGTTTTTGTCATTTTTGTGTTTGCTCATGTTGATAGTATGGTCTTGTTTGACTTTGTTATTGGTTTAGGTTGGTGTTAATTATTAAACTGATATTATGACTCTTGCTCTTAACGTTTTGAAAGATGAGAAAACTGATAGATAATTTCGTAAATTTCAAGTGCGGAGACCTTGTTTAGCACATAGATGCTAAGCAACATTTGTTTTGAATGTTAAACCATGTAGTGGCCAAACTACATAAATTCAccatatttgtttatttatctatttttaaGTTACCtattaaagaaaatataattcaGCTCCAATTCATTCTACATTTTGGACtgtttgttattattattaccgCTTGCTATATTCAGTAAATTATCGCTTTAGGATCATTTTTCTTCgtcttcttattattttaacATATCTATGAGGTTGGTAGGAGGTTGGTGGTGGACTATTGACAAAAAGAAATCACGTGAGTTGTTTTTAACATTTGTGTCTTTCTTAGATGAATAACAACAGTAGCAGTATTAATTATATGTTTAATTCCCCCATTAAAAAGCAGTGGCAAATTAAATACTATACATATAGAATTATAGTATTATATTTGTTAGCCCAAAATTGTATATCTAAATTATGCAAACATTATTACAGTAGCCAAACGTTCTAATTGAGATCTTAAACACTCAATTAAAAACagttaattaatgaaattttattatcaGTCTCCTCATTATTTAGGTCAAATGATAATCATAGAGTGGGTATTAAGAAGCATATGAACAAAATT
Encoded proteins:
- the LOC103484216 gene encoding uncharacterized protein LOC103484216 isoform X1; this translates as MENMQYAEELVREFLVFRGFTSALQSYESELSTDIGKGFQVDRILDLIFSVYIPKFEAEKLVGLLGFFKQCLASSSDNTLLSTVSKLEVSILRYYMVHAIQSGRTDKVLEFLKIHGNDLLQRTKDWTPWFALPYLKNSKFDPNFRVYFTKEWYEALHVSVRNFFSEVFNGTRIPALLKLSSEKNTVNHLKRDIKQLNLKLAQLQALLEEKEAHLCNLRSLANSSSSLMHEENATSSNDAQETCPPPTTQVGETQLARDGILAGSDKYTASNEDSSSLLTSCSGDGEVGDSSHSCEDGCQMVNSGEVHVQEDFPEVKVEFQETFLGHTSPISRCRFSASGNNVASASLDGTVRIWTYDSSTPASRNATIYCGAEIMSLDWECKSDRLLLIGTADAGIKAWNVDAKRVVCDLNTTDMFPRFYRVLDIKCSPVESIFVSAAASRGHGTSYVDGLGFASLTVWNMRTWKSMSVLPLGKDPPAITSMCFNHNGKILAAAATDGMIHMFDMSACLQITGWPAHDSAINSILFGTDETSIFTLGSDGKIFEWSLHNQGQVLWSRNNSRFCDSESSLSLRHEMALDANGKRLLATSNSVRAPIYQVGGRVGGLKTLPHTAAITTVDWHPTLPVFLTGSADHSIRVTSIS
- the LOC103484216 gene encoding uncharacterized protein LOC103484216 isoform X2, with protein sequence MENMQYAEELVREFLVFRGFTSALQSYESELSTDIGKGFQVDRILDLIFSVYIPKFEAEKLVGLLGFFKQCLASSSDNTLLSTVSKLEVSILRYYMVHAIQSGRTDKVLEFLKIHGNDLLQRTKDWTPWFALPYLKNSKFDPNFRVYFTKEWYEALHVSVRNFFSEVFNGTRIPALLKLSSEKNTVNHLKRDIKQLNLKLAQLQALLEEKEAHLCNLRSLANSSSSLMHEENATSSNDAQETCPPPTTQVGETQLARDGILAGSDKYTASNEDSSSLLTSCSGDGEVGDSSHSCEDGCQMVNSGEVHVQEDFPEVKVEFQETFLGHTSPISRCRFSASGNNVASASLDGTVRIWTYDSSTPASRNATIYCGAEIMSLDWECKSDRLLLIGTADAGIKAWNVDAKRVVCDLNTTDMFPSVLDIKCSPVESIFVSAAASRGHGTSYVDGLGFASLTVWNMRTWKSMSVLPLGKDPPAITSMCFNHNGKILAAAATDGMIHMFDMSACLQITGWPAHDSAINSILFGTDETSIFTLGSDGKIFEWSLHNQGQVLWSRNNSRFCDSESSLSLRHEMALDANGKRLLATSNSVRAPIYQVGGRVGGLKTLPHTAAITTVDWHPTLPVFLTGSADHSIRVTSIS
- the LOC103484216 gene encoding uncharacterized protein LOC103484216 isoform X3 — translated: MENMQYAEELVREFLVFRGFTSALQSYESELSTDIGKGFQVDRILDLIFSVYIPKFEAEKLVGLLGFFKQCLASSSDNTLLSTVSKLEVSILRYYMVHAIQSGRTDKVLEFLKIHGNDLLQRTKDWTPWFALPYLKNSKFDPNFRVYFTKEWYEALHVSVRNFFSEVFNGTRIPALLKLSSEKNTVNHLKRDIKQLNLKLAQLQALLEEKEAHLCNLRSLANSSSSLMHEENATSSNDAQETCPPPTTQVGETQLARDGILAGSDKYTASNEDSSSLLTSCSGDGEVGDSSHSCEDGCQMVNSGEVHVQEDFPEVKVEFQETFLGHTSPISRCRFSASGNNVASASLDGTVRIWTYDSSTPASRNATIYCGAEIMSLDWECKSDRLLLIGTADAGIKAWNVDAKRVVCDLNTTDMFPRFYRVLDIKCSPVESIFVSAAASRGHGTSYVDGLGFASLTVWNMRTWKSMSVLPLGKDPPAITSMCFNHNGKILAAAATDGMIHMFDMSACLQITGWPAHDSAINSILFGTDETSIFTLGSDGKIFEWSLHNQGQVLWSRNNSSPDVCS